One Alcaligenes ammonioxydans DNA segment encodes these proteins:
- the fusA gene encoding elongation factor G produces the protein MARKTPIQRYRNIGISAHIDAGKTTTTERILFYTGVNHKLGETHEGSATMDWMEQEQERGITITSAATTAFWRGMAGNYPEHRINIIDTPGHVDFTIEVERSMRVLDGACMVYCAVGGVQPQSETVWRQANKYGVPRLAFINKMDRTGANFFKVYDQLKLRLKAHPVPVVIPIGAEEDFQGVVDLIKMKAIIWDQASNGVKFEYTDIPAELQASAEEWREKMVESAAEASEDLMNKYLENGDLSEEDINLGLRTRTIACEIQPMLCGTAFKNKGVQRMLDAVIDYLPSPVDIPPVEGSDDEGNVIHRKANDEEPMSALAFKLMTDPFVGQLTFVRVYSGVLRSGDTVYNPIKGKKERIGRILQMHANNRAELKELVAGDIASVVGLKDVTTGETLCDASQHIILERMEFPEPVISQAVEPKTKSDQEKMGVALSRLAQEDPSFRVSSDEESGQTIISGMGELHLEVLVDRMRREFGVEANVGKPQVAYRETIRKTCDEIEGKFVKQSGGRGQYGHVVLKLEPLEAGGGFEFVDAIKGGVVPREYIPAVEKGIRETLSAGVVAGYPVVDVKATLFFGSYHDVDSNENAFRMAASMAFKDGMRKAAPVLLEPTMAVEVETPEEYAGTVMGDLSSRRGMVQGMDDIVGGGKIIKAEVPLAEMFGYSTSLRSQTQGRATYTMEFKQYAEAPKNVAEEVISARGK, from the coding sequence ATGGCCCGCAAAACCCCTATTCAGCGCTATCGCAACATCGGTATCTCGGCTCACATCGACGCCGGGAAAACGACCACTACCGAGCGCATCCTGTTCTACACCGGTGTGAACCACAAGCTGGGCGAAACCCACGAAGGTTCGGCCACCATGGACTGGATGGAGCAAGAGCAAGAGCGCGGGATCACCATTACCTCGGCTGCTACCACTGCTTTCTGGCGTGGTATGGCGGGCAATTATCCAGAGCACCGTATCAACATCATTGATACCCCCGGCCACGTTGACTTCACCATTGAAGTTGAGCGTTCCATGCGTGTGCTGGACGGCGCTTGCATGGTTTACTGCGCGGTGGGTGGTGTTCAGCCTCAGTCGGAAACCGTATGGCGTCAAGCCAACAAGTACGGTGTGCCTCGTCTGGCCTTCATCAACAAGATGGACCGCACGGGCGCAAACTTCTTCAAGGTTTACGACCAGCTCAAGCTGCGTCTGAAAGCCCATCCTGTGCCTGTCGTTATCCCGATTGGTGCTGAAGAAGATTTCCAAGGCGTGGTTGACCTGATCAAGATGAAAGCCATCATCTGGGATCAAGCCAGCAACGGCGTGAAATTTGAATACACCGACATTCCTGCTGAGCTGCAAGCTTCGGCTGAAGAATGGCGTGAAAAAATGGTCGAGTCGGCTGCCGAAGCCAGCGAAGACCTGATGAACAAGTACCTGGAAAACGGTGACCTCTCCGAAGAGGACATCAACCTGGGTCTGCGTACACGTACCATTGCCTGCGAAATTCAGCCAATGCTGTGCGGTACCGCGTTCAAGAACAAAGGTGTGCAGCGTATGCTGGACGCCGTGATCGACTACCTGCCATCGCCAGTGGATATTCCTCCTGTCGAAGGTTCGGATGACGAAGGTAATGTCATTCATCGTAAAGCCAACGACGAAGAGCCGATGTCCGCTCTGGCGTTCAAGCTGATGACTGACCCCTTTGTTGGTCAATTGACCTTCGTGCGCGTTTACTCGGGCGTTCTGCGTTCGGGCGATACGGTCTACAACCCTATCAAGGGCAAGAAAGAGCGTATTGGCCGTATTTTGCAGATGCACGCAAACAACCGTGCCGAACTGAAAGAGCTGGTGGCCGGTGACATCGCCTCCGTGGTGGGCTTGAAAGACGTGACCACGGGTGAAACCCTGTGTGACGCCAGCCAGCACATCATTCTGGAACGCATGGAGTTCCCCGAGCCCGTGATTTCGCAGGCTGTGGAACCAAAGACCAAGTCCGACCAGGAAAAAATGGGCGTGGCCTTGTCCCGTCTGGCTCAGGAAGATCCATCTTTCCGCGTCAGCAGCGACGAAGAGTCCGGCCAGACCATTATTTCCGGTATGGGCGAGCTGCACCTGGAAGTTCTGGTCGACCGCATGCGCCGTGAATTCGGCGTGGAAGCCAACGTGGGCAAACCCCAAGTGGCTTACCGCGAAACCATCCGCAAGACTTGCGACGAAATCGAAGGTAAGTTCGTCAAACAGTCCGGTGGTCGTGGTCAGTACGGTCACGTGGTCCTCAAGCTGGAGCCCCTGGAAGCAGGCGGTGGCTTTGAGTTCGTTGACGCCATCAAGGGCGGTGTGGTTCCTCGCGAATACATTCCTGCTGTTGAAAAAGGTATTCGCGAAACCCTGTCCGCAGGTGTGGTCGCTGGTTACCCAGTGGTGGACGTCAAAGCTACGCTGTTCTTCGGTTCGTACCACGATGTGGACTCGAACGAAAACGCTTTCCGCATGGCCGCTTCGATGGCCTTCAAGGATGGTATGCGTAAGGCTGCCCCTGTTCTGCTGGAACCAACCATGGCTGTTGAGGTTGAAACTCCTGAGGAGTACGCCGGTACTGTGATGGGTGACTTGTCCTCCCGTCGCGGTATGGTTCAGGGCATGGACGATATCGTTGGTGGTGGCAAGATCATCAAGGCCGAGGTTCCTCTGGCCGAGATGTTCGGTTACTCGACCAGCCTGCGTTCGCAAACACAAGGTCGCGCTACGTACACGATGGAATTCAAGCAATATGCTGAAGCTCCAAAGAACGTAGCGGAAGAAGTGATCAGCGCTCGCGGTAAGTAA
- the rpsG gene encoding 30S ribosomal protein S7, with product MPRRREVPKREILPDPKFGSVELAKFMNVVMLSGKKAVAERIVYGALEQIAQKTGKDPLEVFNAAINNVKPVVEVKSRRVGGANYQVPVEVRPVRRLALAMRWVREAAKKRGEKSMDLRLAGELSDAAEGRGGAMKKREDTHKMADANKAFSHFRW from the coding sequence ATGCCTCGCCGTCGCGAAGTACCCAAACGTGAAATCCTACCTGACCCAAAATTTGGCAGCGTTGAGCTGGCCAAGTTCATGAACGTGGTCATGCTGTCCGGCAAGAAAGCTGTTGCCGAACGTATTGTTTATGGCGCGCTGGAACAAATTGCGCAGAAAACCGGCAAAGATCCGCTCGAAGTGTTTAATGCTGCCATCAATAATGTAAAACCTGTTGTTGAAGTGAAGAGCCGCCGTGTTGGTGGCGCTAACTACCAGGTACCTGTCGAAGTGCGTCCCGTGCGTCGTTTGGCTCTGGCCATGCGCTGGGTGCGTGAAGCCGCCAAGAAACGCGGTGAAAAATCGATGGACTTGCGCCTGGCCGGCGAATTGTCCGATGCGGCTGAAGGCCGTGGCGGTGCAATGAAAAAGCGTGAAGACACGCACAAGATGGCCGATGCTAACAAAGCATTCAGCCATTTCCGTTGGTAA
- the rpsL gene encoding 30S ribosomal protein S12 — translation MPTISQLVRKPREVSRVSSKSPALENCPQRRGVCTRVYTTTPKKPNSALRKVAKVRLTNGFEVISYIGGEGHNLQEHSVVLVRGGRVKDLPGVRYHIVRGALDLQGVKDRKQARSKYGAKRPK, via the coding sequence ATGCCAACCATTAGCCAGCTCGTGCGTAAACCGCGCGAAGTCAGCCGCGTTAGCAGCAAGAGCCCAGCGCTCGAGAACTGCCCACAGCGCCGCGGTGTTTGCACACGTGTATACACCACGACCCCCAAGAAGCCTAACTCCGCTCTGCGTAAAGTCGCCAAAGTGCGCCTGACCAACGGCTTCGAAGTCATTTCTTACATCGGTGGTGAAGGCCACAACCTGCAAGAGCACTCGGTCGTTCTCGTCCGCGGTGGTCGTGTTAAAGACTTGCCAGGTGTGCGTTACCACATTGTTCGCGGTGCTCTTGACCTGCAAGGCGTCAAGGACCGTAAGCAAGCCCGCTCCAAGTACGGCGCCAAGCGTCCCAAGTAA
- a CDS encoding response regulator transcription factor codes for MIIASLEDDLVQAELIARILTEAGYECRSFHQGKDLLAALAKPHDFGLLLLDWELPDVSGLDVLRWVRTTLGHAMPVLFLTSRTQEEDLVTGLQAGADDYINKPVRKGELVARVNAAVRRLDLNTTVTQDSRFSFAGYDIFPEQGQIMLAGETVTLAPKEFELALLLFRNPGRLFSRDVLSSAVWNREIPATSRTLDTHLSNIRRKLQLRPENGVRLTASYALGYRLELLTDPS; via the coding sequence ATGATCATCGCTTCCCTGGAAGACGACCTCGTCCAGGCTGAACTGATTGCCCGGATCTTGACCGAGGCTGGCTATGAGTGTCGCTCCTTTCATCAAGGAAAAGACCTGCTGGCCGCCCTGGCCAAGCCACACGATTTCGGTTTACTGCTGCTGGACTGGGAACTGCCGGATGTCAGCGGCCTAGATGTGTTGCGTTGGGTTCGCACCACACTGGGTCATGCTATGCCCGTTCTGTTTCTGACCAGCCGTACCCAGGAAGAGGATCTGGTCACCGGCTTGCAAGCCGGTGCCGACGACTATATTAATAAGCCCGTGCGCAAGGGAGAGCTGGTGGCGCGCGTCAACGCCGCTGTACGACGTCTGGATTTGAACACCACCGTCACACAGGACAGCCGCTTCTCGTTTGCCGGTTACGATATTTTCCCCGAGCAAGGTCAGATCATGCTGGCCGGTGAGACTGTTACCCTGGCCCCCAAAGAGTTCGAGTTGGCTCTTTTGCTGTTTCGCAATCCTGGCCGTTTGTTCTCGCGTGATGTTTTAAGCTCCGCCGTCTGGAATCGGGAGATTCCGGCCACCTCCCGTACGCTGGACACGCATTTGTCCAATATACGCCGCAAGCTCCAGCTGCGCCCTGAAAACGGGGTACGCCTGACCGCGTCCTACGCTCTGGGCTATCGCCTTGAACTTTTGACCGACCCTAGCTAG
- a CDS encoding FecR family protein, with the protein MINLRIAAPLVCGLIWGGLVSAQPSGARGENFVYKVLAGDTLLDISQTYTRQGRNWSEIQRLNAVADPYRLPIGKELHIPFRMIPEVDAPARITHQTGHILVNGQTLAAGTTHLQEGDLIQTGSNGYLTLELQDGSQLSVPAQASLNVTRLRAFEGTGLTDSIIALDDGDVESRVSPEKNGVGRFEVRTPVSITGVRGTEMRVRTQRGMAHSEVLTGRAELGTQQRDTPTSLKQNQGAAVGTDGSILALQPLLPAPQISKPERRGGQWNSTIQAVPGAQAYLVQTSTDPQGAKLLWRDITTDTEIQFGASRPGTYYVTVRAIDRHGLMGPDTIESFEGAASLTSSDGQAVVNRFGDPILLTQF; encoded by the coding sequence ATGATTAATCTGCGTATCGCCGCCCCCCTTGTCTGCGGCTTGATCTGGGGCGGTCTTGTGTCCGCCCAGCCTTCGGGCGCTCGTGGCGAAAATTTTGTCTACAAAGTTCTGGCCGGAGACACCCTGCTGGACATTTCCCAGACATACACACGCCAAGGGCGCAACTGGTCCGAGATCCAGCGCTTGAATGCGGTGGCCGATCCGTATCGCCTACCCATTGGCAAGGAGCTGCATATTCCGTTTCGCATGATCCCGGAAGTGGACGCCCCAGCCCGCATCACCCATCAGACCGGCCATATCCTGGTCAATGGTCAGACTCTGGCCGCGGGGACCACGCATTTACAGGAAGGAGATCTGATCCAGACGGGCAGCAATGGCTACCTGACACTGGAACTGCAAGATGGCAGTCAACTCAGTGTGCCTGCTCAGGCTTCACTAAATGTGACGCGTCTGCGGGCCTTTGAGGGGACGGGCCTGACCGATTCGATCATTGCCCTGGACGACGGCGATGTGGAATCGCGGGTTTCACCTGAAAAAAATGGAGTGGGCCGCTTTGAAGTGCGCACCCCAGTCAGCATTACGGGGGTACGTGGGACCGAGATGCGCGTTCGCACCCAGCGTGGCATGGCACACAGCGAAGTGCTGACGGGCCGTGCCGAGCTGGGCACGCAGCAGCGCGACACTCCCACAAGTTTGAAACAGAATCAGGGTGCTGCAGTGGGCACGGACGGCAGTATTCTGGCATTGCAGCCGTTGTTGCCTGCCCCGCAGATTTCCAAGCCTGAGCGTCGCGGTGGTCAATGGAACAGTACGATTCAAGCTGTGCCCGGTGCTCAGGCCTATCTGGTCCAGACCTCCACCGACCCGCAAGGCGCCAAGCTGCTGTGGCGCGACATTACAACAGATACGGAGATACAGTTCGGTGCCTCACGCCCCGGCACCTACTACGTCACCGTACGTGCCATTGACCGCCACGGGCTGATGGGCCCGGACACGATCGAAAGCTTTGAAGGCGCCGCCAGCCTGACCAGCTCGGATGGCCAAGCCGTGGTCAACCGTTTTGGCGACCCCATTCTCTTGACGCAGTTCTAG
- a CDS encoding CHASE2 domain-containing protein, whose translation MSSPAPENNKLLSDRIRKEWHLVSGLLMLLTLLFSVVRDDGALGKLNNLIYDFTMAAAFTQPAPSDIVIVAIDDYSISQLGFWPWRRIHHAQLLGRLAQARAVGIDLVFQEPNPVYPSDDRALAQAIEQHGRVVLPLIYDTQRQEVNTAIPMLSLAAKAAGYINIEPDSDGVVRRVALQRLTPSDQILPHFTIAMLMTGDDVDLALHALNASQSDTPHIPFLGRSGHFQTVPYFNVLNGDIPPSFFKDKYVLVGAWGSGLGDTFPTPLSKAGLSSMSGVEILANTLQAVRSDNWIRTPPAWFIALASCLPVLLACQVLFYLSPRATLLGLIGLVIAILLVNWVAMHAFDLWIPPLASLMTVLLAYPLWHWRSQEAALNQVTEELNKLQLEYPDVRTALNERLSGLSTRNLPHRLTQLHKSINLLRQAQTKREETLRFISHDMRAPQNSILALTSLQRQDQSKLPPDQFLHKMEGYAEQTLELVDNFISLARAEAMEMVLSPLSLPDLLADCLDDAWASANKRSISLNLNDSDLIWIKGNAPMLRRAFTNLIQNAIKYGPDGNRIDIDLIAEPQTVQVRVMDQGWGVPADKRASIFEPYHRAHENTAGAPSGSGLGLAFVKTVINKHDGDIVLDSTREQGCTFIVSLPRLDSSDED comes from the coding sequence ATGAGCAGCCCGGCCCCTGAAAACAACAAGCTCCTCTCGGACCGGATTCGGAAAGAGTGGCATCTGGTGTCGGGTTTGCTCATGTTACTGACCCTGCTGTTCAGCGTCGTGCGTGATGATGGTGCGCTGGGCAAACTTAATAACCTGATCTACGACTTCACCATGGCGGCTGCATTCACGCAGCCCGCCCCGTCAGATATTGTTATCGTCGCCATCGACGACTACAGCATTTCCCAACTGGGATTCTGGCCTTGGCGACGTATCCATCATGCGCAACTGCTCGGCCGTCTTGCACAGGCACGCGCGGTTGGCATCGATCTGGTGTTTCAGGAACCCAACCCTGTCTACCCCAGTGATGACCGTGCCTTGGCCCAAGCGATTGAGCAACACGGGCGCGTTGTACTGCCCTTGATTTATGACACCCAGCGCCAGGAAGTCAATACCGCGATTCCTATGCTGAGCCTGGCCGCAAAAGCGGCAGGCTACATCAACATCGAACCCGATTCGGATGGGGTGGTACGACGCGTCGCCCTGCAGCGACTCACCCCTTCTGACCAGATTCTGCCGCACTTCACGATCGCCATGTTGATGACGGGCGACGATGTGGATCTGGCCCTGCACGCCCTGAACGCCAGCCAATCCGACACGCCCCACATTCCTTTCCTGGGCCGCAGCGGGCACTTTCAAACCGTCCCTTACTTTAATGTCCTCAATGGCGATATCCCGCCCTCCTTTTTCAAGGACAAATATGTATTGGTTGGAGCATGGGGGAGTGGGCTGGGCGACACCTTCCCCACTCCCTTATCCAAAGCCGGCCTGAGCAGCATGTCCGGGGTGGAAATTCTAGCCAATACCTTACAGGCCGTCCGCAGCGACAACTGGATACGCACTCCCCCGGCCTGGTTCATCGCCCTGGCCAGTTGCCTGCCCGTTCTGCTGGCTTGTCAGGTGCTGTTTTATCTGTCACCGCGCGCAACCTTGCTGGGCCTGATCGGCTTGGTCATTGCCATTTTGCTGGTGAACTGGGTGGCCATGCACGCCTTTGATCTGTGGATTCCACCCTTGGCCAGTCTGATGACTGTCCTGCTGGCCTATCCCCTTTGGCACTGGCGCAGTCAGGAAGCGGCGCTCAATCAGGTGACCGAGGAACTGAACAAGCTGCAACTGGAGTACCCCGATGTCAGGACAGCGCTGAACGAGCGCCTGTCCGGTCTAAGTACGCGCAACCTTCCCCATCGACTGACCCAGCTGCACAAGTCCATTAATTTGTTGCGTCAGGCACAAACCAAGCGGGAAGAGACATTGCGCTTCATTTCACATGATATGCGGGCGCCTCAAAACTCTATTCTGGCCTTGACCAGCTTACAGCGTCAGGATCAAAGTAAACTGCCACCCGATCAATTCCTGCACAAGATGGAGGGTTATGCCGAGCAGACCCTGGAACTGGTCGACAACTTCATCAGCCTGGCGCGAGCCGAAGCCATGGAAATGGTGCTGAGCCCCTTGAGTCTGCCTGATTTGCTGGCAGACTGTCTGGATGATGCCTGGGCCAGCGCCAACAAACGCTCCATCAGTCTGAATCTGAATGATTCGGATCTGATATGGATAAAGGGCAATGCTCCCATGCTGCGCCGCGCTTTTACCAATCTGATTCAAAACGCCATCAAATACGGGCCAGACGGCAATCGGATCGACATAGACCTGATTGCCGAACCGCAAACCGTGCAGGTCCGGGTCATGGACCAAGGCTGGGGTGTACCGGCAGATAAACGGGCAAGTATTTTTGAGCCTTATCACCGGGCCCATGAAAATACAGCAGGCGCCCCTTCGGGTAGCGGACTGGGCCTGGCGTTTGTAAAAACCGTAATCAACAAACATGATGGCGATATCGTGCTCGATAGCACGCGTGAACAGGGCTGTACCTTTATTGTCTCCCTGCCCCGCCTGGATAGTAGCGATGAAGACTGA
- a CDS encoding helix-turn-helix transcriptional regulator, with protein MKTEFWRDPALPYVESRRACDSRVCYQQHSHPTYSIGAVDAGGSIFSGAPGGPVPLAPGSVVLIPAHRSHACNPRPDQTWSYQMLHLDATWLEQLWQESTGFRPKTAEPVRVSHQPSLYAAYCELNTVLFSEASVLNKEAALIDFLLHHWPDQAQLLVPSPPPSPLLQKTLKRWIEGQLATVPLHELAQETGLSRYQLIRAFRRHTGLTPQRWQLNQRVNLARHALREGDGLADIAYRLGFADQSHFQRVFKLYTGVTPGQYRG; from the coding sequence ATGAAGACTGAGTTCTGGCGTGACCCGGCCTTGCCTTATGTGGAAAGTCGCCGTGCCTGCGACAGCCGGGTCTGTTACCAGCAACACAGCCACCCCACCTATTCGATTGGCGCAGTCGACGCAGGTGGCAGTATTTTTAGCGGAGCACCTGGCGGCCCCGTGCCGCTTGCTCCGGGTTCAGTCGTCTTGATCCCGGCCCATCGCAGCCACGCCTGCAACCCTAGACCTGACCAGACCTGGAGCTACCAGATGCTGCACCTGGACGCGACATGGCTGGAACAGTTATGGCAAGAAAGCACAGGGTTCAGGCCCAAGACCGCAGAGCCTGTTCGTGTCAGTCACCAGCCCTCGCTTTATGCCGCCTACTGTGAGCTGAACACAGTCTTGTTCTCTGAGGCCTCCGTACTGAACAAAGAGGCGGCACTGATCGACTTTTTGCTCCATCACTGGCCAGATCAGGCTCAACTCCTGGTGCCTTCGCCTCCGCCCAGCCCCCTGTTGCAAAAAACCCTGAAACGCTGGATTGAAGGCCAGCTAGCCACTGTGCCCCTGCACGAGCTGGCTCAGGAAACAGGGCTGAGCCGCTATCAGCTCATTCGAGCCTTTCGTCGCCACACGGGTCTGACGCCGCAGCGCTGGCAACTGAATCAACGTGTCAATCTGGCTCGCCATGCCTTACGGGAAGGGGACGGGCTGGCAGACATTGCCTATCGTCTGGGTTTTGCCGATCAAAGCCATTTTCAGCGCGTTTTCAAACTCTATACCGGCGTCACCCCCGGGCAATATCGCGGCTAA
- a CDS encoding LysE family translocator yields MSLFLLIASTHFLALLSPGPDFFLITHSTLTHGRRVASGVCAGVALANGIYIALALTGFARLSLNSPLFLLMQTTGGLYLLYLGVKFLQAARRPSSRHRLPATASCPGGWWRHALLGLLSGLLNPKNALFYASLASVLASRHTDTHVQMLLGLWMFLTVLIWDLFLTLLIGHPHWQHHIEKYLPYVQRLCGLLLCLIAAAALLNVITHLGGA; encoded by the coding sequence GTGTCCCTGTTCTTGCTGATCGCCAGCACCCATTTTCTGGCACTTCTTTCGCCAGGCCCAGATTTTTTCCTGATTACCCACAGTACCTTGACCCATGGACGACGAGTCGCAAGCGGTGTCTGCGCCGGCGTCGCCCTGGCTAATGGGATTTATATCGCTCTGGCCCTGACCGGCTTTGCCCGACTCAGCCTCAACAGTCCGCTCTTTTTGCTGATGCAAACCACCGGTGGACTGTATCTGCTGTATTTAGGCGTGAAATTTCTGCAGGCAGCCCGTCGCCCCTCGTCGCGGCATCGGCTCCCCGCCACGGCTTCTTGCCCAGGCGGGTGGTGGCGCCATGCTCTGCTAGGTCTGCTATCAGGGCTACTGAACCCAAAGAACGCCCTGTTCTATGCCAGCCTGGCCTCCGTGCTGGCCAGTCGCCATACCGACACCCATGTGCAGATGCTACTGGGTTTGTGGATGTTTCTGACCGTGCTGATCTGGGACTTGTTCCTGACCCTACTAATCGGACATCCCCATTGGCAACACCACATTGAAAAATATCTTCCCTATGTGCAACGGCTCTGCGGCCTGCTGCTGTGCCTGATTGCAGCAGCCGCATTGCTAAATGTCATTACGCACTTGGGTGGAGCCTGA
- the azu gene encoding azurin — protein sequence MFAKIAFTAVLGLASVPAFAACDVSIEGNDSMQFNTKSIVVDKTCKEFTINLKHTGKLPKAAMGHNVVVSKKSDESAVATDGMKAGLDNNYVKAGDERVIAHTDVIGGGESTSVTFDVSKLKEGEDYAFFCSFPGHWSIMTGEIKLGS from the coding sequence ATGTTTGCCAAAATCGCTTTTACAGCCGTTCTTGGATTGGCTAGCGTGCCTGCTTTTGCTGCGTGCGACGTCAGCATTGAAGGCAATGACTCCATGCAGTTCAACACCAAGAGCATCGTTGTTGACAAGACATGCAAGGAATTCACGATCAACCTGAAACACACCGGCAAGCTGCCCAAAGCAGCCATGGGCCACAACGTGGTTGTCTCGAAAAAATCCGACGAAAGCGCAGTTGCCACTGACGGGATGAAAGCCGGCCTGGACAACAACTACGTCAAAGCGGGTGACGAGCGCGTTATCGCTCACACCGACGTGATCGGTGGTGGCGAAAGCACCTCCGTCACTTTTGACGTCTCCAAGCTGAAAGAAGGCGAAGACTACGCGTTCTTCTGCTCTTTCCCCGGCCACTGGAGCATCATGACTGGCGAAATCAAGCTGGGCAGCTAA